A genomic stretch from Poecilia reticulata strain Guanapo linkage group LG20, Guppy_female_1.0+MT, whole genome shotgun sequence includes:
- the mrpl15 gene encoding large ribosomal subunit protein uL15m: MSFPKKPGGKALDVLQNLPRITLTNLRPEPGARKNEKRRGRGQHGGNRSGRGHKGERQRGTRPRLGFEGGQTPFYLRIPKYGFNEGHSRRPQYQPLTLKRLQYLIDLGRVDPTQPIDLTQLINARGLTIQPLKRDYGVQLVDEGSDIFVAKINIEVQRATEGAIAAIERNGGVITNSFYDPISLGILIKPVPFFMRGQPIPKRMLPGEDMVPYYMSAENRGYLADPEEIQQARRALAQKYGYVLPDISKDELCHMLAMRKDVRQIFFGLSPGWVINMPEKKILKPTDQKLLQYYSS; encoded by the exons ATGTCTTTCCCTAAAAAACCCGGCGGTAAAGCACTGGACGTTTTGCAAAATCTACCGAGAATAACTTTAACAAACTTACGTCCTGAACCAGGAGCAAGGAAGAAT GAAAAGCGGCGGGGCAGAGGACAGCACGGAGGCAACAGGAGCGGGAGAGGTCACAAAGGAGAGCGGCAGAGAGGGACCAGACCTCGGCTGGGGTTTGAAGGGGGGCAGACCCCCTTCTACTTGCGTATTCCTAAATATGGCTTCAATGAAGGCCAcag TCGCCGTCCACAATACCAGCCTTTAACGTTGAAAAGGCTGCAGTACTTGATTGATTTGGGTCGGGTCGACCCAACGCAGCCCATAGACCTGACCCAGCTCATCAACGCCAGAGGACTCACCATCCAGCCGCTAAAGAGGGACTATGGAGTCCAGCTTGTTGATGAG GGTTCTGACATTTTTGTAGCAAAAATCAACATTGAGGTTCAGAGAGCAACTGAAGGAGCCATAGCTGCTATCGAACGGAACGGAGGCGTCATCACCAACAGCTTCTACGATCCCATAAGTCTCG GAATCCTTATCAAGCCCGTCCCGTTCTTCATGAGGGGGCAGCCGATCCCGAAGCGGATGCTGCCGGGGGAGGACATGGTCCCGTATTACATGAGTGCTGAAAACCGGGGTTACTTAGCAGATCCGGAAGAAATCCAGCAGGCCCGCCGCGCCCTGGCGCAGAAGTACGGCTACGTGCTGCCAGATATTTCAAAGGATGAACTGTGTCACATGTTGGCCATGAGGAAGGATGTTCGACAGATCTTCTTTGGCCTGTCTCCAGGCTGGGTCATTAACATGCCAGAGAAGAAGATCCTGAAACCAACTGATCAGAAACTACTGCAATATTACTCCTCGTAG
- the LOC103456852 gene encoding acyl-protein thioesterase 1 translates to MCGNNMSAPLPAIVPAARKATAAVIFLHGLGDTGHGWAEAFEGIRIPHVKYICPHAPTMPVSLNMRMSMPAWFDIYGLSPEAEEDEAGIKRASENVKAIIDQEVRNGIPSHRILLGGFSQGGALSLYTALTSQQKLAGVVALSCWLPLRKSFPQAAANSANKDMHVLQCHGDSDPLVPFVFGVQTAEKMKSLINPANVTFKPYRGLPHSACPEEMIDVKRFIEKRLPALSDEPSDTGSGLLDCRTA, encoded by the exons ATGTGCGGTAACAACATGTCAGCGCCTTTACCTGCCATCGTGCCTGCTGCCCGGAAAGCCACTGCGGCG GTCATTTTTCTGCATGGCCTTGGTGATACTGG ACATGGATGGGCAGAGGCATTTGAAGGCATTAGAATACCTCATGTGAAATACATCTGTCCACATGC TCCTACAATGCCGGTTTCTCTGAACATGAGGATGTCCATGCCTGCATG GTTTGATATCTATGGGTTGAGTCCAGAGGCCGAAGAAGACGAGGCTGGTATCAAGAGAGCCTCTGAAAACG TTAAAGCTATAATAGATCAAGAAGTGAGGAATGGGATACCTTCACACAGAATTCTCCTGGGTGGGTTTTCGCAG GGTGGAGCCTTGTCTCTGTACACGGCTCTGACGTCTCAGCAGAAGCTTGCCGGTGTGGTCGCGCTGAGCTGTTGGCTTCCCCTCCGTAAATCCTTCCCTCAG GCGGCTGCTAACAGTGCTAACAAGGACATGCATGTCCTCCAGTGCCACGGGGATTCCGATCCCCTCGTCCCGTTTGTGTTCGGAGTCCAGACGGCGGAGAAGATGAAGAGCCTCATCAACCCGGCCAACGTCACCTTTAAACCGTACCGCGGTCTACCTCACAGTGCCTGTCCAGAG GAAATGATCGACGTCAAGCGGTTCATAGAGAAGCGGCTTCCCGCCCTCAGCGACGA ACCCAGTGATACCGGGAGTGGCCTGTTAGACTGCAGAACGGCCTGA
- the LOC103456853 gene encoding regulator of G-protein signaling 20-like, translating to MKKSCRLSVCSRGFNRSCCGRACMHVVAEKSFSHLQGTHARRGNQLVCVKSEADGCDRAENHLYSGIHGDTSMGSERAEMRKRQMQVHQEAAASVLQARHKMGNTPTNASNACCFCWCCCCSCSCLTVRGDEETIQRSTFEQQPEGNSNCEESPKPTVDEARSWAVSFEKLMKSAAGRSCFRQFLRTEFSEENMMFWLACEDLKKETNKTVVEEKVRQIYEDFISILSPKEVSLDSRVREVINRNMLEPTSCTFDDAQQQIYTLMQRDSYPRYINSPAYTDLLNSLEEPPPEP from the exons ATGAAGAAGTCTTGCAGGCTCTCAGTTTGCTCCCGTGGCTTCAACAGATCGTGTTGTGGCCGTGCCTGCATGCATGTGGTTGCAGAGAAATCTTTTTCACACTTGCAGGGAACGCATGCGCGGAGAGGAAACCAACTGGTTTGTGTCAAGTCGGAGGCAGACGGATGTGATCGAGCTGAAAATCACCTGTATTCTGGCATTCATGGTGACACA TCCATGGGCTCAGAGAGGGCGGAGATGCGCAAGAGACAGATGCAGGTTCATCAGGAAGCAGCTGCCAGTGTCCTCCAAGCGCGCCACAAAATGGGAAACACCCCCACCAACGCCTCAAACgcctgctgcttctgctggtgctgctgctgtagctgctcCTG TTTGACTGTTAGAGGTGACGAAGAAACCATACAGAGGTCAACGTTTGAGCAGCAGCCAGAAGGAAACTCCAACTGTGAAGAAAG CCCGAAACCCACTGTGGACGAAGCTCGCTCCTGGGCGGTGTCGTTCGAGAAGCTGATGAAAAGTGCAGCTGGGCGAAGCTGCTTCAGGCAGTTCCTGAGGACGGAGTTCAGCGAAGAGAACATGATGTTCTGGCTCGCTTGCGAGGATCTGAAGAAAGAGACGAATAAGACGGTGGTGGAGGAGAAAGTCCGCCAAATATACGAGGACTTCATCTCCATTCTGTCCCCGAAAGAG GTCAGCTTGGACTCCCGCGTCCGAGAGGTGATAAACCGCAACATGCTGGAGCCGACCTCGTGCACGTTCGACGACGCTCAGCAGCAGATCTACACGTTGATGCAGAGAGACTCGTACCCTCGCTACATAAACTCACCCGCGTACACGGATCTGCTGAACAGCTTGGAGGAGCCTCCCCCCGAGCCATAA